A window from Sceloporus undulatus isolate JIND9_A2432 ecotype Alabama chromosome 8, SceUnd_v1.1, whole genome shotgun sequence encodes these proteins:
- the LOC121914661 gene encoding cytochrome c oxidase subunit 4 isoform 1, mitochondrial: MLASRAFSLLGKRTISTSVCLRAHGHGIVKTEDFSLPSYTDRRSIPLPEVAYAKTLSSEQKALKEKEKASWSALSVEEKVALYRIKFHESFAEMNKSSAEWKTVVGGVLFFVGFTGFIVIWQRQYVFGPVPHTFSDEWKAMQTQRMLDMRINPIEGFSAKWDYEKKEWKK, translated from the exons ATGTTGGCTTCAAgggcatttagccttcttggcAAAAGGACTATTTCCACTTCAGTCTGCTTAAGGGCACATGGACATG GCATTGTGAAAACTGAGGACTTCAGTCTGCCGTCTTACACTGACCGTCGGAGTATCCCTTTGCCTGAGGTTGCATATGCAAAAACTCTTTCTTCTGAGCAGAAAGccctgaaagagaaagagaaggcgtCATGGAGCGCTCTTTCAGTGGAGGAGAAAGTTGCAC tgtATCGCATCAAATTCCATGAAAGCTTTGCTGAGATGAATAAGAGTTCAGCCGAATGGAAGACAGTTGTTGGCGGGGTCCTCTTCTTCGTTGGCTTCACTGGCTTTATTGTCATTTGGCAAAGGCAATATG TTTTTGGGCCCGTCCCTCACACCTTCTCAGATGAGTGGAAGGCCATGCAGACCCAAAGAATGCTGGATATGAGAATTAATCCAATCGAAGGCTTCTCAGCAAAGTGGGACTACGAAAAGAAGGAATGGAAGAAGTAA